One window from the genome of Candidatus Didemnitutus sp. encodes:
- a CDS encoding YebC/PmpR family DNA-binding transcriptional regulator, whose product MGRQWLHAKRAIVNLKKGQVVGKLVKEITVAAKLGGGDLTANARLFAAVEKAKKASVTRDVIERAIAKGAGTGGEKASLDHVAFEGYAPHKVPVIVECMTDNVQRTAPEIRVLFKKGVLGLAGSNKFLFDHTGIVEAHTAAAGADLEAAGIEAGANDFAPLTHAENDDIPEGTSGARFLCDRTAVHTVATWLKSNGWSVITAEIGYVAKQFPELNDAQRAEVGEFLQELEDHDDVQRVWAAVK is encoded by the coding sequence ATGGGACGTCAATGGCTGCACGCGAAACGCGCGATCGTTAACCTCAAGAAGGGACAGGTCGTCGGCAAACTGGTGAAGGAAATCACCGTCGCCGCGAAACTCGGTGGTGGCGACCTCACCGCCAACGCCCGGCTCTTCGCCGCGGTGGAAAAGGCCAAGAAGGCGAGCGTGACGCGCGACGTGATCGAGCGCGCCATCGCCAAGGGCGCCGGCACGGGCGGCGAGAAGGCCAGCCTCGACCACGTCGCCTTCGAGGGCTACGCGCCGCACAAGGTGCCGGTGATCGTCGAGTGCATGACCGACAACGTCCAGCGCACCGCGCCGGAAATCCGCGTGCTCTTCAAGAAGGGCGTGCTCGGCTTGGCCGGCTCGAACAAATTTCTCTTCGACCACACCGGCATCGTCGAGGCGCACACCGCCGCGGCGGGCGCGGACCTCGAGGCCGCCGGCATCGAGGCGGGCGCGAACGACTTCGCGCCGCTCACGCATGCGGAGAACGACGACATTCCCGAAGGCACCTCGGGCGCGCGTTTCCTCTGCGACCGCACCGCGGTGCACACCGTCGCGACTTGGTTGAAGAGCAATGGCTGGAGCGTGATCACCGCCGAAATCGGCTACGTCGCGAAACAGTTTCCCGAGTTGAACGACGCGCAGCGCGCCGAGGTCGGCGAGTTTCTCCAGGAACTCGAGGACCACGACGACGTGCAGCGCGTGTGGGCGGCGGTGAAGTGA
- a CDS encoding DNA-3-methyladenine glycosylase I: protein MKNRCPWAEAEVHHHYHDTEWGVPAHDDRHLFEMLILEGAQAGLSWTTILQKRENYRRAFAGFDPEKVARFDARKQAALLADPGIVRNRLKVQSAPLNARAFLAVQEEFGTFDRYIWTFVGGAPLQPKLKTRDQIPATTPVSDAMSRDLLKRGFKFVGSTICYAFMQATGMTNDHLVTCPCHRECARLA from the coding sequence ATGAAAAACCGCTGCCCCTGGGCCGAAGCCGAGGTCCACCACCATTACCACGACACCGAGTGGGGCGTGCCCGCGCACGACGACCGCCACCTGTTCGAAATGCTCATCCTCGAAGGCGCGCAGGCCGGCCTGAGTTGGACGACCATTCTCCAGAAACGCGAAAACTACCGGCGCGCCTTCGCCGGCTTCGACCCGGAGAAAGTCGCGCGCTTCGACGCCAGGAAACAAGCCGCGCTCCTCGCCGACCCCGGCATCGTCCGCAATCGCCTCAAGGTCCAATCCGCCCCGCTCAACGCCCGCGCCTTTCTCGCCGTGCAGGAGGAGTTCGGCACCTTCGACCGCTACATCTGGACCTTCGTCGGTGGCGCGCCGCTGCAGCCGAAACTGAAAACCCGCGACCAAATCCCGGCCACCACGCCCGTCTCCGACGCCATGAGTCGCGACCTGCTCAAACGCGGCTTCAAGTTCGTCGGCTCGACCATCTGCTACGCCTTCATGCAGGCCACCGGGATGACCAACGACCATCTCGTCACCTGCCCCTGCCACCGCGAGTGCGCGCGGTTGGCGTGA
- a CDS encoding OPT/YSL family transporter encodes MALQQLTDEQTRTWTRAQKDRWWFENIYRGEMPQLTLRSGITGFVLGFVLAATALYIAAKTGISIGVNLTSVIVAFAMFRMMAKAGIAQDFTILENNATQSIASAAGYMVTPLTTSLAAYMVITGHILEWWQMIVWMAVVATLGVLVAFPMKRRFVNEDQLPFPEGRAAGVVLDALYTGQEAAGLFKAKLLAVTTLVTGVWQFLISDGWMRFLQFTVLRMHQWAGMKEPWYFEETIDNYYYAAAAKYSWWVPKILGTDFKHLGLRLTLDAAMLGVGGLMGIRVATSCLLGAVLSYAVLAPIMIQRGEIKSYLAPSGVLVNISRGEIVNQWALWWGVVMMVVGAMVGLFSKPELFTRAFATLFRKKAAPAAGTAPEQDVLRDIELPLWLSFVGVPILGVLGAWVNHAFFGVPWLLSFLSLPLIVVLAVICTNSMALTSWMPTGSLAKITQFTMGAIDRSNPASNILPAGMTAEISSNAASLLSDIKPGYMLGAKPRQQAIGHMIGIFSGALAVTPLFFLLFAPANKEGVRSTTTIISEQFPMPAAMQWKGVADIIAKGVHSLPPSAIISMIVAAVAAATFEILRIKTKGRFPISAVSVGLGVVLPPASCFMMWIGAMIFWWKGRQNPTPGTKGHDFWVEGYESICAGLISGSALVGIGNAIMNVLLG; translated from the coding sequence ATGGCCCTCCAGCAATTGACGGACGAGCAGACGCGGACGTGGACCCGCGCGCAGAAGGATCGGTGGTGGTTCGAGAATATCTATCGCGGCGAGATGCCCCAGCTGACGCTGCGTTCCGGCATCACGGGCTTCGTGCTCGGCTTCGTGCTCGCGGCGACGGCGCTCTACATCGCAGCGAAGACCGGCATCTCGATCGGCGTGAACCTCACGTCCGTGATCGTGGCCTTCGCGATGTTCCGGATGATGGCGAAGGCGGGCATCGCGCAGGATTTCACCATCCTCGAGAACAACGCCACGCAATCGATCGCCTCGGCGGCGGGTTACATGGTGACGCCGCTGACGACGAGCCTCGCGGCCTACATGGTGATCACCGGCCACATCCTCGAGTGGTGGCAGATGATCGTGTGGATGGCGGTCGTGGCCACGCTCGGCGTGCTGGTGGCGTTTCCGATGAAGCGGCGTTTCGTGAACGAGGATCAGCTGCCGTTCCCCGAAGGGCGCGCGGCGGGCGTCGTGCTCGATGCGCTCTACACGGGGCAGGAGGCGGCGGGCTTGTTCAAGGCGAAGCTGCTCGCGGTGACGACGCTCGTGACGGGCGTCTGGCAATTTCTCATCAGCGACGGCTGGATGCGCTTCCTGCAATTCACGGTGCTGCGGATGCACCAGTGGGCGGGGATGAAGGAGCCGTGGTATTTCGAGGAGACGATCGACAACTACTACTACGCGGCGGCGGCGAAGTATTCCTGGTGGGTCCCGAAGATCCTCGGCACCGATTTCAAGCACCTTGGCCTGCGGCTGACGCTCGATGCGGCGATGCTCGGTGTCGGCGGTCTCATGGGCATCCGCGTGGCGACGAGCTGCCTGCTCGGCGCGGTCCTCAGCTACGCGGTGCTGGCGCCGATCATGATCCAGCGTGGCGAGATCAAGAGCTACCTCGCGCCGAGCGGGGTATTGGTGAACATCTCGCGCGGCGAGATCGTGAACCAGTGGGCCCTCTGGTGGGGCGTGGTGATGATGGTGGTCGGCGCGATGGTCGGCCTGTTCAGCAAGCCGGAACTGTTCACGCGCGCGTTCGCGACGCTCTTCCGCAAGAAGGCCGCGCCTGCGGCCGGCACGGCGCCGGAACAGGATGTGTTGCGCGACATCGAGCTGCCGCTGTGGCTGTCGTTCGTGGGCGTGCCGATTCTCGGTGTGCTCGGCGCGTGGGTGAATCACGCGTTCTTCGGCGTGCCGTGGCTGCTGTCGTTCCTGTCGCTGCCGCTGATCGTCGTGCTGGCGGTGATTTGCACGAACTCCATGGCGCTCACGTCGTGGATGCCGACCGGCTCGCTGGCGAAGATCACGCAGTTCACCATGGGCGCGATCGACCGCTCGAATCCCGCGAGCAACATCCTGCCCGCCGGCATGACCGCGGAAATCTCCTCCAACGCCGCGAGTCTGCTCTCCGACATCAAGCCGGGCTACATGCTCGGCGCGAAGCCGCGGCAGCAGGCGATCGGGCACATGATCGGCATTTTTTCGGGCGCGCTGGCGGTGACGCCGCTGTTCTTCCTGCTCTTTGCGCCGGCCAACAAGGAGGGCGTGCGCTCGACGACGACGATCATTTCCGAACAGTTTCCGATGCCGGCCGCGATGCAGTGGAAAGGCGTCGCGGACATCATCGCGAAAGGCGTGCACAGCCTGCCGCCCTCCGCGATCATCTCGATGATCGTCGCGGCGGTGGCGGCGGCGACGTTCGAGATTCTGCGCATCAAAACCAAGGGACGTTTCCCGATCTCGGCCGTTTCCGTCGGCCTCGGCGTGGTGCTGCCGCCGGCGTCGTGCTTCATGATGTGGATCGGCGCGATGATCTTCTGGTGGAAAGGACGCCAGAACCCGACGCCGGGCACGAAGGGCCACGATTTCTGGGTCGAGGGCTACGAATCGATCTGCGCGGGCCTGATTTCGGGCTCCGCGCTGGTCGGCATCGGCAACGCGATCATGAACGTGTTGCTGGGGTGA
- a CDS encoding GNAT family N-acetyltransferase: MAFTFPSLFDFGLEPAAQVLARGFSDYFVPIPATPAMLLGMVRGDSVDLTVSRVAVRDGQPVGAALIARRGWTSRLAGMAIVPEARRTGVGRALMDQLLAEARARGERAMVLEVIEQNAPAVQLYEACSFKKIRRLTGHAGRPETPQTDAAATAALEEIDPRALASLVAEHGLPDLPWQISAETIAQATSPALAFRLGPSALLLSSPAAETVALRAIVTERAHRGRGHSLALLRAVMTKFPGKEWRASAIFPEEMGETFTAAGLTRTPLSQWQMTRPLA, translated from the coding sequence ATGGCGTTCACCTTCCCGAGCCTCTTCGACTTCGGCCTCGAACCCGCGGCGCAAGTCCTCGCGCGCGGCTTTTCCGACTACTTCGTCCCGATCCCCGCCACGCCGGCGATGCTGCTCGGCATGGTGCGCGGCGACAGCGTCGATCTCACCGTCAGCCGCGTCGCCGTGCGCGACGGGCAACCGGTCGGCGCGGCCCTCATCGCGCGGCGCGGTTGGACGTCCCGGCTCGCCGGCATGGCCATCGTGCCGGAAGCGCGACGCACCGGCGTCGGCCGCGCTCTCATGGACCAATTGCTCGCCGAAGCTCGCGCCCGCGGTGAGCGCGCGATGGTCCTCGAAGTCATCGAGCAGAACGCGCCCGCCGTGCAGCTCTACGAGGCGTGCAGTTTCAAAAAAATCCGCCGCCTCACCGGCCACGCCGGCCGGCCCGAAACGCCGCAAACCGACGCGGCAGCCACGGCTGCGCTCGAGGAAATCGATCCCCGCGCCCTTGCGTCGCTCGTCGCCGAACACGGTTTGCCCGACCTGCCCTGGCAAATCTCCGCCGAGACCATCGCGCAAGCCACGTCGCCCGCGCTCGCGTTCCGCCTCGGACCGTCGGCGTTGTTACTCTCGTCGCCCGCCGCCGAAACCGTCGCCCTCCGCGCCATCGTCACCGAGCGCGCGCACCGTGGTCGCGGTCATTCGCTCGCGCTGTTGCGTGCAGTAATGACCAAATTCCCCGGCAAGGAGTGGCGCGCCTCCGCGATTTTCCCCGAGGAAATGGGCGAAACCTTCACCGCCGCCGGGCTGACGCGCACGCCGCTCTCGCAGTGGCAGATGACGCGACCGCTCGCCTGA
- a CDS encoding MBL fold metallo-hydrolase, whose protein sequence is MSAIRFIDGLHLGRPKVIGTGVVGDEKLALVDCGPESIFDNTVAGLLHTGLRPENVTHVFVTHIHFDHAGAAWRWAEEYGATVCVHPKGAPHLADPAKLLASATKIFGDQMSYLWGDMRPVRGDRLRVVQDNEIVEAGGTVFTALDTPGHAQHHHAWWLERERTLFSGDVMGVVIDGGPCLPPCPPPDINIEQWLGSLQRIMKLQPARVFFTHFGEIDDPAKRLNELVERLLDWAEWIAEELKIGMPEEKIIPLFEQRVRAELKMAGLSDEMLDTYEQADPAAMSVGGLARYWRKFRPEQIK, encoded by the coding sequence ATGAGCGCGATCCGTTTCATCGACGGCCTGCATCTCGGGCGGCCGAAAGTCATCGGCACCGGCGTGGTGGGCGATGAGAAGCTCGCACTCGTCGACTGCGGGCCGGAGTCGATTTTCGACAACACGGTCGCGGGCCTGCTGCACACGGGGTTGCGGCCGGAGAACGTCACGCATGTGTTCGTGACGCACATCCATTTCGACCACGCCGGCGCGGCGTGGCGCTGGGCGGAGGAATACGGCGCGACCGTCTGCGTGCACCCGAAGGGCGCACCGCATCTCGCCGATCCGGCGAAGCTGCTGGCGAGCGCCACGAAGATTTTCGGCGACCAGATGAGCTACCTCTGGGGCGACATGCGCCCCGTGCGCGGCGACAGGCTCCGCGTCGTCCAGGACAACGAGATCGTCGAAGCGGGCGGCACAGTGTTCACGGCGCTCGACACGCCAGGGCACGCGCAGCACCACCACGCGTGGTGGCTCGAGCGCGAGCGCACACTGTTCTCCGGCGACGTCATGGGCGTGGTGATCGACGGCGGCCCGTGCCTGCCGCCGTGTCCGCCGCCGGACATCAACATCGAACAATGGCTCGGCTCGTTGCAGCGCATCATGAAGCTGCAGCCGGCGCGCGTGTTCTTCACCCACTTCGGCGAGATCGACGATCCCGCGAAGCGTCTCAACGAGCTCGTCGAGCGTCTGCTCGACTGGGCGGAGTGGATCGCCGAGGAGTTGAAGATCGGGATGCCGGAGGAGAAAATCATTCCGCTGTTCGAGCAGCGCGTGCGCGCCGAGTTGAAGATGGCGGGGTTGAGCGACGAGATGCTCGACACCTACGAGCAGGCGGATCCCGCCGCGATGAGCGTCGGCGGCCTCGCCCGCTACTGGCGGAAATTCCGGCCGGAGCAGATCAAGTAA
- a CDS encoding M20/M25/M40 family metallo-hydrolase encodes MSSRFRLGSAVVVGLVASLVLRAELSPEEAKIAAYVDGQRENFVRDLATAVQIDSATENIAGVRAMSDFFGAQLSELGFAAQFVPLPAETKRAGHLVAERKGSQGKRVLLIGHLDSVLPGGAFRLEGDKAYGAGSSDIKGGDLVMIYALKALHAAGALEHTQLVVVMTGDEEAPGQPLALSRKDLWDAAARSDVALAFEGAVGHTATIARRGIVSWELEVQGATGHSSGIFADHVGSGAVFEMARILAEFHTELRKMDGIACNPALVVGGTDVALERTGGRAAGKGNIIAQRALVNGDLRFLSRAQKEEAQAKMRAIVAKHLPRTSAELRFLGDSYPAMEATPANRALLARLDAVSRDLGYGEVQAYDPKSRGAGDASFVSPPLPTLDGMGASGRGAHAPGEYMDLASMPEMVKRTAVLIYRLTR; translated from the coding sequence ATGTCTTCGCGTTTCCGTCTGGGATCGGCCGTCGTCGTCGGGTTGGTTGCGTCGCTCGTGTTGCGGGCGGAGCTCTCGCCGGAGGAGGCGAAGATCGCCGCCTACGTCGACGGGCAACGGGAGAATTTCGTGCGCGACCTCGCGACGGCGGTGCAGATCGACAGTGCGACGGAGAATATCGCCGGCGTGCGCGCGATGAGCGATTTCTTCGGCGCGCAGCTGAGCGAGCTCGGTTTCGCCGCGCAGTTCGTGCCATTGCCCGCCGAGACGAAGCGCGCCGGGCATCTCGTCGCCGAGCGCAAGGGCTCGCAGGGCAAGCGGGTGCTGCTCATCGGCCATCTCGACAGCGTGTTGCCGGGCGGGGCATTCCGCCTCGAGGGCGACAAGGCCTACGGCGCCGGATCGAGCGACATCAAGGGCGGCGACCTCGTGATGATTTATGCGTTGAAGGCGCTGCATGCCGCCGGCGCGCTCGAGCACACGCAGCTCGTCGTGGTGATGACCGGCGACGAGGAGGCGCCCGGGCAGCCGTTGGCGCTCAGTCGCAAGGATCTGTGGGACGCCGCCGCGCGCAGCGACGTGGCGCTGGCGTTCGAGGGCGCCGTCGGCCACACGGCGACGATCGCGCGCCGCGGCATCGTCAGCTGGGAGCTCGAGGTGCAGGGCGCGACCGGGCACTCGTCGGGGATCTTCGCGGACCACGTGGGCAGCGGTGCGGTGTTCGAGATGGCGCGCATCCTGGCGGAGTTCCACACGGAGTTGCGGAAGATGGACGGCATCGCTTGCAACCCGGCGCTCGTCGTCGGCGGCACGGATGTAGCGCTCGAGCGCACTGGCGGTCGGGCGGCGGGCAAGGGCAACATCATCGCGCAGCGCGCGCTGGTGAACGGCGACCTGCGTTTCCTGAGCCGTGCGCAGAAGGAGGAGGCGCAGGCGAAGATGCGCGCGATCGTGGCGAAGCATTTGCCGCGCACCTCGGCGGAGTTGCGTTTTCTGGGCGACAGTTACCCGGCGATGGAGGCGACGCCAGCCAACCGCGCTTTGCTCGCACGGCTCGACGCCGTGAGTCGCGACCTCGGCTACGGTGAAGTGCAGGCCTACGATCCGAAGTCGCGCGGCGCGGGTGACGCGTCGTTCGTGTCGCCGCCGCTGCCGACGCTCGACGGCATGGGCGCGAGCGGCCGCGGCGCGCACGCGCCGGGCGAATACATGGACCTCGCGAGCATGCCCGAGATGGTGAAGCGCACGGCAGTGCTGATCTACCGGCTGACGCGGTGA
- the malQ gene encoding 4-alpha-glucanotransferase, whose protein sequence is MKKSSARTATKSAPPAATPAGNATAPLPLFHWLRSRGAGVLLHPTALPGNQGVGVFDAHALRFLDFLQQAGVKYWQLCPLGPTGYGDSPYACFSAFAGNPHLIDLAALIPHDLLDESDLAPLRALPTDRVDFGALHEKKRPLLARAYRNFMEREVAAPYGEFEAFKHRHAAWLMPFAYFTALKDHFNGASWTEWPVELRDYASAQKSDLRALLEEPIERCCFAQYLFFGQWHLIHTEARARGIEIVGDLPIFVALDSSDAWSNPGLFELDPSTKRPIAVAGVPPDYFSADGQLWGNPLYRWEAHRAENYRWWIERMRAAFELYDIVRIDHFRGFDTYWRIPLPAANARVGEWRQGPGLELFRAFQQEFPDARIIAEDLGDLTPSVRELLAQTGLPGMLVLQFAFGGDATNSYLPHNATPNSVIYPGTHDNDTTLGWYRTATEHERDYVRRYFRVSGQEVAWDFLRAAYASASRLAVIPLPDVLSLDSAARFNTPGQPEGNWQWRYRASELEKLFGSTANYLRDLAQLYGR, encoded by the coding sequence GTGAAAAAATCCTCCGCCCGCACCGCCACGAAATCCGCTCCGCCCGCCGCGACCCCCGCCGGCAACGCCACCGCGCCGCTCCCCCTCTTCCACTGGCTGCGCTCGCGCGGCGCCGGTGTGCTCCTGCACCCGACCGCGCTCCCCGGCAACCAAGGCGTCGGCGTGTTCGACGCCCACGCGCTGCGCTTTCTCGATTTTCTCCAGCAGGCCGGCGTGAAATACTGGCAGCTCTGCCCGCTCGGCCCGACCGGCTACGGCGACTCGCCCTACGCCTGCTTCTCCGCCTTCGCCGGCAACCCGCACCTCATCGACCTCGCCGCGCTCATTCCGCACGACCTGCTCGACGAATCCGACCTCGCACCGCTGCGCGCGCTGCCGACCGACCGCGTCGACTTCGGCGCGCTGCACGAGAAGAAGCGCCCGCTGCTCGCGCGCGCCTACCGGAATTTCATGGAGCGCGAGGTCGCCGCACCCTACGGCGAATTCGAAGCCTTCAAACACCGCCACGCCGCCTGGCTCATGCCCTTCGCCTACTTCACCGCGCTGAAGGACCACTTCAACGGCGCGTCGTGGACCGAGTGGCCGGTTGAATTGCGCGACTACGCCTCGGCGCAAAAATCCGATCTCCGCGCACTGCTCGAGGAGCCGATCGAGCGCTGCTGCTTTGCCCAATACCTCTTCTTCGGCCAATGGCATCTCATCCACACCGAGGCGCGCGCGCGCGGCATCGAGATCGTCGGCGACCTGCCGATTTTTGTCGCGCTCGACTCTTCCGACGCGTGGTCGAATCCCGGGCTCTTTGAACTCGATCCGTCCACCAAACGCCCGATCGCCGTCGCCGGCGTGCCGCCGGATTATTTTTCCGCCGACGGACAACTCTGGGGCAATCCGCTCTACCGCTGGGAAGCGCACCGCGCCGAGAACTATCGCTGGTGGATCGAACGCATGCGCGCCGCGTTCGAGCTCTACGACATCGTGCGCATCGATCACTTCCGCGGCTTCGACACCTACTGGCGCATCCCGCTGCCGGCGGCGAACGCCCGCGTCGGCGAGTGGCGCCAGGGCCCCGGCCTCGAACTCTTCCGCGCGTTCCAGCAGGAATTTCCCGACGCGCGCATCATCGCCGAGGATCTCGGCGACCTCACGCCGAGCGTGCGCGAGCTCCTCGCGCAGACCGGCCTGCCTGGCATGCTCGTGCTCCAGTTCGCCTTCGGCGGCGACGCGACCAACAGCTACCTGCCGCACAACGCGACGCCCAACAGCGTCATCTACCCCGGCACGCACGACAACGACACCACGCTCGGCTGGTATCGCACCGCGACCGAACACGAGCGCGACTACGTGCGCCGCTACTTCCGCGTCTCCGGTCAGGAAGTCGCGTGGGATTTTCTCCGCGCCGCCTACGCGAGCGCCTCGCGCCTCGCCGTGATCCCGCTGCCGGACGTGCTCTCGCTCGACAGCGCGGCGCGCTTCAACACGCCCGGCCAGCCCGAGGGCAACTGGCAGTGGCGCTACCGCGCGAGCGAACTCGAAAAACTTTTCGGCAGCACCGCGAACTATCTCCGCGATCTCGCGCAACTCTACGGACGGTAG